The following are encoded together in the Aerococcus mictus genome:
- a CDS encoding replication-associated recombination protein A, whose translation MRPKTLEEVVGQEHLVGPGKIIWRMVKAKQLRSMILYGPPGIGKTSIASAIAGSTKLSFRQLNAATDNKKTLQEVVAEAKFSGGLILMLDEIHRLDKTKQDFLLPHLESGLLILIGATTENPYININPAIRSRTQIFELHPLEADQIKVAIDHALENKERGLGKYPIQLSNEARDYLANYSNGDLRSALNALELAALSTEENPEGKILIDLGVAEECLQKKAFDHDEDGDMHYDVVSAFQKSIRGSDVNAALHYAARLIEAGDLNSLCRRLMVCAYEDIGLANPEACQRAVTACQAAQKIGLPEARIPLAHAIIDLSLSPKSNSAIKAIDQALADIRSGKAGVIPKHLRDAHYSGAKKLGRGNAYKFPHDYPNHWVAQDYLPETLSDRQYYQACQTGKYEQALEQMRQMREKQK comes from the coding sequence ATGCGGCCGAAGACCCTAGAAGAAGTTGTTGGTCAAGAACACCTGGTTGGTCCTGGCAAGATCATCTGGCGGATGGTTAAAGCGAAACAGTTAAGGTCGATGATTTTATATGGGCCTCCTGGTATTGGTAAAACCTCAATCGCTAGCGCGATTGCCGGTTCTACTAAGTTAAGTTTTCGGCAATTGAATGCGGCGACAGATAATAAAAAGACCCTACAAGAAGTCGTGGCTGAAGCAAAGTTTTCTGGCGGTCTTATTTTAATGTTAGATGAAATTCACCGCCTGGATAAAACAAAACAAGACTTTCTCCTGCCTCATTTAGAAAGCGGCCTACTGATTCTAATCGGGGCAACCACCGAAAACCCTTATATCAATATCAATCCTGCTATCCGGTCGCGAACACAGATTTTTGAGCTTCACCCTTTAGAAGCTGATCAAATCAAAGTAGCTATTGACCATGCCCTCGAAAATAAAGAGCGGGGCCTTGGCAAGTACCCTATTCAATTAAGTAATGAGGCCAGGGACTACTTAGCCAATTACTCCAATGGCGATTTACGGTCAGCTCTCAATGCATTAGAACTAGCGGCTTTATCAACTGAGGAGAATCCCGAAGGCAAAATTCTGATCGACTTAGGCGTAGCAGAGGAATGTTTACAAAAGAAGGCCTTTGACCATGATGAAGATGGGGACATGCACTATGATGTGGTGTCTGCCTTTCAAAAAAGCATTCGTGGCAGTGATGTCAACGCTGCCCTTCATTACGCCGCCCGTTTAATTGAAGCTGGTGATTTGAACAGTCTCTGCCGGCGCTTAATGGTATGCGCTTATGAGGATATTGGTTTGGCTAACCCAGAGGCCTGTCAGCGGGCGGTCACTGCCTGCCAAGCTGCCCAGAAAATTGGACTGCCGGAAGCCAGGATTCCTTTGGCTCATGCCATTATTGACCTGTCCCTATCCCCTAAATCCAATTCGGCCATCAAAGCCATTGATCAAGCCTTAGCAGATATTCGTTCAGGAAAAGCTGGCGTCATCCCCAAACATCTCCGTGATGCCCACTACAGTGGTGCTAAGAAATTGGGAAGAGGAAATGCTTACAAGTTTCCCCACGATTACCCCAACCATTGGGTCGCTCAAGATTACTTACCAGAAACCTTGTCGGACAGGCAATACTACCAGGCCTGCCAAACAGGCAAATATGAGCAAGCCTTAGAGCAAATGCGGCAAATGCGAGAAAAACAAAAATAA
- the mnmA gene encoding tRNA 2-thiouridine(34) synthase MnmA encodes MSDKKNKKVVLGMSGGVDSSVSALLLKEQGYDVIGIFMKNWDDTDENGVCTATEDYRDVQAVASQIGIPYYSVNFEKEYWDRVFEYFLDEYRHDRTPNPDVMCNKEIKFKAFLDYALDLGADYVAMGHYARVRTNDQGEVDLLRGVDSNKDQTYFLNQLSQEQLQHALFPIGELEKSEVRKIAEDHNLKTAHKKDSTGVCFIGERDFNAFLSNYLPAKPGLMKTLDGQVMAEHHGLMYYTIGQRKGLGIGGTKVGNNEPWFVIGKNQAKNELYVGQGYHHPLLYADYLLASEVSFTSDHFPREDFTCTAKFRYRQKDIPVKVSFLSDDQLRVDFEEPVRAITPGQSVVFYQGEVCLGGATIDAAYKDDKKLQYQ; translated from the coding sequence GTGAGTGATAAGAAAAATAAAAAAGTTGTTTTAGGCATGAGTGGGGGAGTCGATTCCAGTGTTTCCGCGCTCTTGCTGAAAGAACAGGGATATGACGTCATTGGTATTTTCATGAAGAATTGGGATGACACTGATGAAAATGGCGTTTGTACAGCAACCGAAGATTACCGGGATGTACAAGCTGTAGCTAGTCAGATAGGTATTCCTTATTATTCAGTCAATTTTGAAAAAGAATACTGGGACCGCGTCTTCGAATACTTCCTCGATGAATATCGTCATGACCGTACCCCTAATCCTGACGTCATGTGTAATAAAGAGATTAAATTCAAGGCCTTCCTCGATTATGCTTTGGACCTAGGAGCAGATTACGTAGCTATGGGCCACTATGCTCGGGTGAGAACAAATGACCAAGGCGAAGTAGACTTGCTTCGTGGGGTGGATAGTAATAAGGACCAAACCTACTTCTTAAACCAATTGTCTCAAGAGCAATTACAACACGCGCTTTTTCCGATTGGCGAATTAGAAAAGTCGGAAGTGCGAAAAATTGCCGAAGACCATAACCTAAAAACGGCCCATAAAAAGGACTCCACCGGGGTCTGTTTTATTGGTGAGCGCGACTTTAATGCCTTCCTTTCCAATTACTTACCAGCTAAACCTGGTCTAATGAAAACCTTAGACGGCCAAGTGATGGCTGAGCATCATGGACTGATGTATTATACCATCGGTCAACGTAAGGGCTTGGGGATCGGAGGGACCAAGGTTGGTAATAATGAACCTTGGTTTGTTATCGGGAAGAACCAGGCTAAAAATGAACTCTATGTCGGCCAAGGATACCATCATCCCTTGCTTTATGCTGACTACTTATTAGCCAGTGAAGTTTCCTTTACCAGTGACCATTTCCCACGTGAAGACTTTACCTGCACCGCTAAGTTCCGTTACCGGCAAAAAGATATCCCAGTGAAAGTCAGCTTTTTGTCTGATGATCAGTTAAGGGTAGACTTTGAAGAGCCAGTTCGGGCTATTACACCAGGACAGTCGGTAGTTTTCTACCAAGGTGAAGTTTGTTTAGGGGGAGCAACCATTGACGCTGCCTATAAAGATGATAAAAAGTTACAATACCAATAA
- a CDS encoding MIP/aquaporin family protein, giving the protein MATEVIGEFLGTLILVLLGDGVCANVNLARTKGHNAGWLTITIGWGLAVMVAAYASGYLSPAHLNPAVTIAFAIEGSTPWSSVPAYIIGQMLGAFLGAVILWLHYRDHFNVTEDPDMILGSFATAPEIYAPANNLISEAIGTFILTFGIMSFAQNDLAPGLSTALVGGLIVSIGASLGGPTGYAINPARDLGPRIAHAILPIPHKGDSDWSYAWVPVVGPIIGGVLAAIVFQWIP; this is encoded by the coding sequence ATGGCGACAGAAGTAATCGGTGAGTTTTTAGGGACACTCATTCTGGTCCTTTTAGGGGATGGGGTTTGTGCTAATGTCAATTTAGCACGGACCAAGGGACATAATGCCGGCTGGTTAACTATAACAATTGGCTGGGGCTTGGCGGTTATGGTGGCTGCCTATGCTTCAGGTTATTTAAGCCCAGCCCATCTGAATCCTGCAGTGACCATTGCCTTTGCGATTGAAGGTTCGACACCATGGTCCTCAGTGCCTGCCTATATTATTGGACAAATGCTAGGTGCTTTCTTAGGGGCAGTGATTTTATGGCTTCATTATCGGGATCATTTTAATGTAACAGAAGATCCTGACATGATATTAGGAAGCTTTGCTACCGCTCCTGAGATTTATGCACCAGCTAACAATTTAATCAGTGAGGCGATTGGCACCTTTATTTTAACTTTTGGAATCATGTCCTTTGCTCAAAATGACCTGGCTCCTGGTTTGTCTACTGCCTTGGTAGGGGGATTGATTGTCAGCATCGGGGCTTCCTTAGGAGGACCGACGGGATATGCGATTAATCCAGCCCGCGACTTAGGGCCTCGGATTGCCCATGCGATTTTACCAATCCCCCACAAGGGAGATTCAGACTGGTCATACGCTTGGGTACCCGTTGTCGGACCCATCATTGGTGGTGTGTTAGCTGCCATTGTCTTTCAGTGGATACCCTAA
- a CDS encoding DUF1831 domain-containing protein, whose product MAFKEKEQLKGSQKTYQVHPNCKAYTLRDYGFTSTKAGNYQIEISIRPEFQASHYLLLKVQIDKSVDKLQMNVTNKTGLKAVNVYQNSDMADLAKRLEEILADLVDKQVLVISED is encoded by the coding sequence ATGGCTTTTAAAGAAAAAGAACAATTAAAAGGAAGTCAAAAAACCTATCAAGTCCATCCTAACTGCAAGGCATATACTTTGCGGGACTATGGATTTACTTCCACTAAGGCAGGTAATTATCAAATTGAAATTTCTATTCGTCCAGAATTTCAAGCCAGTCACTATCTCTTATTAAAAGTACAAATTGATAAATCAGTGGATAAATTGCAAATGAACGTCACTAATAAGACGGGGCTGAAGGCGGTTAATGTTTACCAAAATTCCGATATGGCTGATTTAGCAAAACGCTTAGAGGAAATTTTAGCTGACTTAGTTGACAAGCAAGTCTTAGTAATCAGTGAAGACTAA
- a CDS encoding acetate/propionate family kinase, giving the protein MSKVFALNAGSSSLKFSIYEIPSEEVVASGVIDRIGLGDSNITIKYNGEKHQDVKDVMDHDQATKTLLDKLESLNIIEDYDEIAGTGHRVVAGGERFKESALIDEEGLKTIEDLSEYAPLHNPAEAQVIRAFQELLPGKPAVAAFDTSFHTTMPEKAYLYGTPYEYYEKYGARRYGAHGTSHKYVSQRAAELMDKSVEEVNIITCHIGNGASITAVQGGQSIDTSMGFTPVAGVVMGTRSGDVDPSLLEFVMRKENLSMEEMLAVLNNKSGLLGISGVSSDMRDVEAAADQGNERAKIALEVYVNAVKRYIGSYLFELNGADAIVFTAGVGENSPEFRQAVLENTDRLGIELDKERNESVEEGLISTDDSKVKVFVIPTDEELMIVRDTVRLGNIK; this is encoded by the coding sequence ATGTCTAAAGTATTTGCTTTAAATGCTGGATCATCCAGTTTAAAATTCTCAATTTATGAAATACCTAGTGAAGAAGTTGTTGCTTCTGGTGTGATTGACCGTATTGGTCTAGGTGATTCTAACATTACCATTAAATATAATGGTGAAAAACATCAAGACGTTAAAGACGTGATGGATCATGACCAAGCAACTAAAACTTTATTAGATAAGTTAGAAAGCTTGAATATCATTGAAGATTACGATGAAATTGCTGGTACCGGTCACCGTGTTGTAGCCGGTGGTGAAAGATTCAAGGAATCAGCACTGATTGATGAAGAAGGCCTTAAAACGATCGAAGACCTTAGTGAATATGCCCCCTTGCATAATCCTGCTGAAGCCCAAGTCATTCGTGCCTTCCAAGAATTGCTTCCTGGCAAACCTGCTGTTGCTGCCTTTGATACTTCATTCCATACAACTATGCCTGAAAAAGCATATCTTTATGGAACTCCTTATGAATACTATGAAAAATATGGTGCTCGCCGTTACGGGGCTCACGGAACCTCACATAAATACGTTTCCCAACGTGCTGCAGAATTAATGGACAAATCCGTCGAAGAAGTTAACATCATTACCTGCCATATTGGTAATGGGGCTTCAATTACCGCTGTTCAAGGCGGCCAATCCATTGACACGTCCATGGGCTTTACCCCAGTAGCAGGGGTTGTTATGGGAACCCGTTCAGGTGATGTCGATCCTTCTTTACTGGAATTTGTTATGCGTAAAGAAAATCTAAGCATGGAAGAAATGCTTGCCGTTCTTAATAATAAATCTGGTTTATTAGGCATATCAGGGGTATCTTCTGACATGCGCGACGTTGAAGCAGCTGCTGACCAAGGTAATGAACGGGCAAAAATTGCCTTAGAGGTTTATGTCAATGCAGTTAAACGTTACATCGGTTCCTACTTATTCGAATTAAATGGAGCGGATGCCATTGTCTTTACAGCTGGTGTGGGGGAAAATTCTCCAGAATTCCGTCAAGCAGTCCTAGAAAATACTGATAGACTAGGTATTGAATTAGACAAGGAACGTAACGAATCGGTTGAAGAAGGCTTAATTTCAACCGATGATTCTAAAGTAAAAGTCTTTGTCATTCCAACAGATGAAGAATTAATGATCGTTCGTGATACGGTGCGATTAGGAAATATTAAATAA
- the glpO gene encoding type 1 glycerol-3-phosphate oxidase, translated as MTFSVKNRQQALTKLQERTLDLLVIGGGITGAGVALQAAASGLETGLIEMQDFAEGTSSRSTKLVHGGIRYLKNFDVEVVADTVSERAVVQQIAPHIPKPDPMVIPIYDEEGATFTMFRLKVAMDLYDSLAGVSDSSYANTVLSKEEVLQHVPGLKEEGLQGGGQYLDFNNSDIRLVIENIKRAHQDGALVASRVEAIGYLYDQEGKINGVKALDHLSNESFDIHARYVINTTGPWSDETRNLDEEDNRIEMMRPTKGIHLVIDASRLKVSQPVYFDSGYDDGRMIFVIPREDKTYFGTTDTDYTGDYKHPEVEADDVNYLIGAVNNRFPEAKISIDDIESSWAGLRPLIAGNSASDYNGGDSGKINDQSFEDLIAVVKGYLNEEKTRDQVERTVANLEGSLSEETLDPSQVSRGSSLERDENGLITLAGGKITDYRKMAAGAMEKIIKLLKEEHDKSFRLINSKTYPVSGGEINPANIEGEFSSYAQMGVKRGLSKEEAYYLAAFYGSNVPKVYALIDQVPEIEGLSLAETIMLYYALEEEMVLTPVDYFLRRTNYMLFMRDRLDHLLEPVVQAMSDYFDWDDQSRQAYQKELEETLANNDLVDLKKKANS; from the coding sequence ATGACATTTTCTGTTAAAAATAGACAACAAGCTCTGACCAAATTACAAGAACGTACCCTAGACTTATTGGTCATTGGCGGCGGAATTACTGGAGCAGGGGTAGCCTTGCAAGCAGCAGCGAGTGGTTTAGAAACCGGCTTAATCGAAATGCAAGATTTTGCGGAAGGCACCAGTAGTCGGTCCACCAAGCTAGTCCACGGTGGTATCCGCTATTTAAAAAACTTTGATGTGGAAGTGGTTGCCGATACGGTTAGTGAACGGGCAGTCGTTCAACAAATTGCCCCTCACATTCCTAAACCTGACCCGATGGTTATTCCCATCTACGATGAAGAGGGCGCTACTTTTACCATGTTTCGCTTGAAAGTAGCTATGGACCTCTATGATTCCTTAGCTGGGGTGAGCGATTCTAGCTATGCCAATACCGTTCTATCCAAAGAAGAAGTTCTCCAACATGTGCCAGGTTTAAAAGAAGAAGGCTTACAAGGTGGAGGCCAATATCTAGACTTTAACAATAGCGATATCCGTTTAGTGATTGAAAATATCAAAAGAGCCCACCAAGATGGTGCCCTGGTTGCTAGTCGAGTAGAAGCGATCGGCTATCTCTATGATCAAGAGGGCAAGATCAATGGCGTAAAGGCACTAGATCACTTAAGTAATGAAAGCTTTGATATTCACGCCCGCTATGTCATCAATACGACCGGACCATGGAGTGATGAAACCCGCAATCTCGATGAAGAAGACAACCGTATCGAAATGATGCGTCCTACTAAAGGGATTCACCTGGTTATTGATGCCAGCCGTTTAAAAGTCAGTCAGCCGGTTTACTTTGATTCGGGCTATGACGATGGTCGGATGATTTTTGTCATTCCTCGGGAAGACAAGACCTATTTTGGCACGACTGATACCGACTACACGGGTGATTACAAACATCCTGAAGTAGAGGCTGATGATGTTAACTATCTCATTGGAGCTGTCAACAATCGCTTCCCTGAGGCTAAGATAAGTATCGATGATATTGAGTCCTCCTGGGCCGGTTTAAGACCCCTAATCGCCGGGAACAGTGCCTCTGACTATAATGGTGGGGATTCAGGTAAAATTAACGACCAAAGTTTTGAGGATTTAATCGCGGTGGTTAAGGGCTATTTAAATGAAGAAAAGACCCGAGACCAGGTAGAACGGACTGTCGCTAACTTGGAAGGCTCCTTATCGGAAGAAACTCTAGACCCTTCTCAAGTATCACGGGGATCTAGTCTAGAACGTGATGAAAACGGCTTAATTACTCTCGCCGGCGGAAAAATTACTGACTACCGGAAGATGGCTGCCGGGGCTATGGAAAAAATTATTAAGCTCCTCAAAGAGGAACACGATAAATCCTTCCGCCTAATTAATTCAAAAACCTATCCTGTTTCTGGTGGGGAAATTAATCCGGCTAATATCGAAGGAGAGTTCTCCTCTTATGCTCAAATGGGGGTAAAACGAGGTTTATCTAAAGAAGAAGCTTATTATCTAGCAGCCTTTTACGGATCTAATGTCCCTAAGGTATATGCCTTAATTGACCAAGTGCCAGAGATTGAAGGCTTGTCTTTAGCTGAAACCATCATGCTTTATTATGCCCTAGAAGAGGAAATGGTTCTTACCCCTGTTGATTACTTTTTACGTCGGACCAACTACATGCTCTTCATGCGTGACCGCTTAGACCACTTACTTGAACCCGTCGTTCAAGCCATGAGTGATTATTTTGACTGGGATGATCAAAGTCGTCAAGCTTACCAAAAGGAATTAGAAGAAACACTGGCCAACAATGATCTTGTTGACTTAAAGAAGAAGGCTAATAGCTAA
- a CDS encoding L-lactate dehydrogenase: MSEIHDAKIILIGDGSVGSAFAYHNVITGVGRELGIIDINQDKVYGDVLDLEDATPFSPRKHIFQATYEDCKDADIVVFTAGIPQKPGGETRLDLVDKNLPIFKDMVGQVVDFGFDGIFVVASNPVDILTYATWKFSGFPSEKVIGTGTSLDSARFRVEIAKALDVDPRDVTAYILGEHGDTEFGAWSHVLVGGQPIEKFATSDNRLDQQARQDEITDYVRNKAYDIINGKGATYYGIGSCINRICRAILNNERATLPVSALLEDNYQQDDIYIGTPAIIGSQGIEQVIELELTEREQGFMDNSANAMRKIIEDSFAKLEDQ; encoded by the coding sequence ATGTCAGAAATTCATGATGCTAAAATTATTCTAATCGGTGATGGTTCTGTCGGCTCAGCTTTTGCTTACCACAATGTCATTACTGGTGTTGGCCGTGAACTAGGTATCATCGATATCAATCAGGACAAGGTCTATGGTGATGTTCTTGATTTGGAAGACGCTACACCTTTCTCTCCGCGTAAACACATCTTCCAAGCGACTTACGAAGACTGTAAGGATGCCGATATTGTTGTCTTTACTGCTGGTATTCCTCAAAAACCAGGTGGAGAAACCCGTCTCGACTTAGTCGACAAAAATTTACCTATCTTCAAAGACATGGTCGGTCAAGTGGTCGACTTCGGTTTTGATGGGATTTTTGTAGTAGCTTCCAATCCAGTTGATATCTTAACTTACGCCACTTGGAAATTCTCTGGTTTCCCAAGTGAAAAAGTCATCGGTACCGGCACCTCACTCGATAGCGCCCGCTTTAGAGTTGAAATTGCCAAGGCCCTAGATGTCGATCCTCGTGATGTGACTGCTTATATCCTCGGTGAGCATGGGGATACAGAATTTGGTGCTTGGTCTCACGTTCTTGTTGGTGGCCAACCCATTGAAAAATTTGCTACCAGCGATAACCGCCTTGACCAACAAGCCCGACAAGATGAAATCACCGACTATGTAAGAAATAAGGCCTATGACATTATTAACGGTAAAGGAGCTACCTATTATGGGATTGGTAGTTGTATCAACCGTATCTGTCGGGCTATTTTGAATAATGAACGAGCTACCCTACCCGTTTCAGCCCTGCTTGAAGATAACTACCAACAAGACGATATCTATATTGGTACGCCTGCGATTATAGGTAGTCAAGGGATTGAACAAGTGATTGAATTAGAATTAACCGAACGTGAACAAGGTTTCATGGATAATTCAGCCAACGCGATGCGTAAGATTATCGAAGATTCCTTTGCAAAATTAGAAGATCAGTAG
- the glpK gene encoding glycerol kinase GlpK — MEEYILAIDQGTTSTRAVIYNHQGESIGSYQKEFDQIFPKPGWVEHNANQIWNSVQSVIAGAFIETGIKPSQIKGIGITNQRETTVIWDKETGRPIYNAIVWQSRQTSSIADQLIADGHKDMIQEKTGLVVDPYFSATKIRWILDQVDGAQERAENGELLFGTIDTWIVWKLTDGAVHVTDYSNASRTMLFNVKDLEWDQEILDLLNIPRELLPEVKSNSEVYGKTIPFHFYGAEVPISGMAGDQQAALFGQLALEPGMVKNTYGTGAFIIMNMGADFQVSENNLLTTIAYGLNGEVTYALEGSIFVAGSAIQWLRDQMGLIEDSPQSEDLAKQSKDDDEVYVVPAFTGLGAPHWDSRARGAVFGLTRGTNRNDFVKATLQSLAYQTRDIIDTMELDTGIDINLLKVDGGAAMNDYLMQFQADILGIEIARAKNLETTALGAAYLAGLAVDFWKDTDELKSLQSTGQNFTPSMNNAHKEQLYRGWKQAVKATRVFTADEEERE; from the coding sequence ATGGAAGAATACATTTTAGCAATAGACCAGGGAACAACAAGTACACGAGCCGTGATTTATAATCACCAAGGAGAAAGTATCGGTTCCTATCAAAAGGAATTTGACCAAATCTTTCCTAAGCCTGGTTGGGTGGAACACAATGCCAATCAAATTTGGAACTCTGTCCAGTCAGTCATTGCCGGAGCCTTTATTGAGACGGGAATTAAGCCGAGTCAAATCAAAGGGATTGGGATAACCAATCAACGGGAAACGACGGTGATTTGGGACAAGGAAACTGGGCGTCCTATTTACAATGCCATTGTCTGGCAATCGCGTCAAACCAGTAGTATAGCTGACCAACTCATAGCTGATGGCCATAAAGACATGATTCAAGAGAAAACAGGTTTAGTGGTTGACCCCTATTTTTCAGCGACTAAAATTCGTTGGATCTTAGACCAGGTCGATGGCGCTCAAGAGCGAGCAGAAAATGGAGAATTACTCTTTGGGACCATTGATACATGGATCGTCTGGAAATTAACCGACGGCGCTGTCCATGTGACGGATTATTCGAACGCTAGTCGGACCATGTTGTTCAACGTGAAGGATTTAGAATGGGACCAGGAAATCCTAGACTTATTAAATATCCCGCGTGAACTCCTGCCTGAAGTCAAATCCAATTCAGAAGTTTACGGCAAAACGATTCCTTTTCATTTTTATGGTGCGGAGGTTCCAATTTCTGGAATGGCGGGGGACCAACAAGCTGCCTTGTTTGGTCAACTTGCCTTAGAGCCAGGTATGGTGAAAAACACCTACGGCACGGGCGCCTTTATCATCATGAATATGGGGGCTGATTTTCAAGTCTCAGAGAACAATCTGTTGACTACTATTGCCTACGGGTTGAATGGAGAAGTCACTTATGCCCTAGAAGGGTCGATTTTTGTGGCCGGTTCAGCGATCCAATGGCTCAGAGACCAGATGGGTTTGATTGAGGACTCTCCTCAGTCAGAAGATCTGGCTAAACAATCTAAAGATGATGATGAGGTTTATGTGGTTCCTGCCTTTACAGGCCTCGGAGCCCCTCACTGGGATTCCAGGGCACGGGGAGCCGTATTTGGCCTCACCCGGGGAACGAACCGCAATGACTTTGTTAAGGCGACTTTGCAGTCTTTAGCCTATCAGACTCGGGATATTATCGATACCATGGAACTAGATACAGGCATTGATATTAACCTATTAAAGGTCGATGGCGGAGCTGCTATGAACGATTATCTCATGCAATTCCAAGCGGATATTCTAGGTATTGAAATTGCTCGGGCCAAAAACCTAGAAACTACTGCCTTAGGTGCTGCATATTTAGCTGGCTTAGCAGTAGACTTTTGGAAAGATACTGATGAATTGAAGAGTTTACAAAGTACTGGACAAAACTTTACCCCTTCAATGAATAATGCCCATAAAGAACAACTTTATCGTGGTTGGAAACAGGCAGTGAAAGCTACCCGCGTCTTTACAGCAGATGAAGAAGAAAGAGAATAA
- a CDS encoding universal stress protein has protein sequence MYKNYEHILTPVDGSDEAELAFKKAVEVALRNDAELIITHIVDTRSIQTTTGYEGTLSDELVKQAKELLNDYKKYASEKGVKEIQTVIDYGSPKVQIAKELSKEYHADLIMIGATGLNAVERLFIGSVSEYVIRNANCDVLVVRTDLDNVKHEKGKKA, from the coding sequence ATGTATAAGAATTACGAACATATATTGACACCTGTGGATGGTTCCGATGAAGCTGAATTAGCCTTCAAAAAAGCGGTAGAAGTTGCCTTACGTAATGACGCTGAATTAATCATTACCCATATCGTTGATACACGCTCGATTCAAACGACTACTGGTTACGAAGGCACCCTATCCGATGAATTAGTCAAACAAGCTAAAGAATTACTTAATGACTACAAGAAGTATGCATCGGAAAAAGGCGTAAAAGAAATCCAAACCGTCATTGATTATGGTTCACCAAAGGTTCAAATTGCTAAAGAACTTTCCAAAGAATACCATGCTGATTTAATCATGATTGGTGCAACGGGACTAAACGCTGTGGAACGCCTCTTCATTGGTTCTGTTTCAGAATACGTCATCCGTAACGCTAATTGTGATGTCTTAGTGGTAAGAACCGACTTAGACAATGTGAAACATGAAAAAGGGAAGAAAGCATAA
- a CDS encoding cysteine desulfurase family protein, which produces MIYLDYAATTPMTQPVIEAMNQAMRENYGNASSTYRIGRQSHEQLTRVRENIAETINAQADDIIFTSGATESTNSALIQTAKRLAKQGRHIITTEAEHPSSYKTAKYLEKQGFEVTFLPFDEYGHISIEALKDAIKDDTIMVSIIAGNNEVGSVQDIQAIGEICHDHHLFFYTDVVQAYLNVPIDVEAMHIDGLCVSAHKFHGPKGVGFLYYRNAVSDFTPYLRGGGQEHGHRAGTENVPGIVAMGKAIEIAYQARDDHHQKLLDLRKYFLKEAKERGLGFKINGPKEAELAHILNIYWPNHPSDQVLIKLDLKDVYVSAGSACSAGSLEPSRILVSMFGEESPRISQSIRISFGQLTTIEEIDKFLDILLSIA; this is translated from the coding sequence ATGATCTATCTTGATTATGCAGCAACCACACCGATGACCCAACCAGTTATTGAGGCCATGAACCAAGCCATGCGTGAAAATTATGGTAATGCATCAAGTACCTACCGGATTGGTCGTCAATCACATGAACAATTGACTCGAGTAAGAGAGAATATAGCGGAGACGATTAATGCTCAGGCGGACGATATTATTTTTACCAGTGGGGCAACAGAATCTACTAATAGTGCCCTGATACAAACCGCAAAACGTTTAGCAAAGCAAGGCCGTCATATTATTACCACCGAAGCTGAACATCCTTCAAGTTACAAGACGGCAAAATATCTGGAAAAACAGGGATTTGAAGTGACTTTCTTGCCTTTCGATGAATATGGTCATATCTCAATTGAAGCCTTAAAGGATGCCATTAAAGATGATACCATTATGGTTTCAATTATTGCAGGGAATAACGAAGTTGGCTCTGTCCAAGATATCCAAGCCATTGGAGAGATTTGCCATGATCACCACTTATTCTTCTATACGGATGTGGTTCAAGCCTATCTCAACGTCCCTATTGATGTTGAAGCTATGCATATCGATGGCCTATGCGTATCTGCCCATAAATTCCATGGACCCAAGGGAGTCGGCTTTCTCTATTATCGTAATGCAGTGAGTGATTTTACCCCTTACCTAAGAGGGGGAGGCCAAGAACATGGCCATCGGGCCGGTACTGAAAATGTGCCTGGAATTGTGGCCATGGGTAAGGCCATTGAAATCGCCTACCAGGCTAGGGATGACCATCATCAAAAGCTGCTGGATTTAAGGAAATATTTTCTTAAAGAAGCTAAAGAACGGGGCCTAGGTTTCAAAATCAATGGTCCTAAGGAAGCTGAACTAGCCCATATTTTAAATATCTATTGGCCTAATCATCCTAGTGACCAAGTTCTGATTAAATTAGATTTAAAAGACGTTTATGTATCGGCTGGGTCAGCCTGCTCAGCTGGGTCGCTAGAACCGAGTCGGATTTTAGTGTCGATGTTTGGTGAAGAAAGCCCACGGATCAGTCAAAGCATTCGCATATCATTCGGTCAGCTGACCACAATTGAAGAAATCGATAAATTCTTAGACATTTTATTAAGCATTGCTTAG